The following are encoded together in the Gorilla gorilla gorilla isolate KB3781 chromosome 14, NHGRI_mGorGor1-v2.1_pri, whole genome shotgun sequence genome:
- the LOC115933037 gene encoding alpha/beta hydrolase domain-containing protein 17A-like, giving the protein MNGLSLSELCCLFCCPPCPGRIAAKLAFLPPEATYSLVPEPEPGPGGARAAPLGTLRASSGARRRWKLHLMERADFQYSQRELDTIEVFPTKSARGNRVSCMYVRCVPGARYTVLFSHGNAVDLGQMSSFYIGLGSRLHCNIFSYDYSGYGASSGRPSERNLYADIDAAWQALRTRYGISPDSIILYGQSIGTVPTVDLASRYECAAVVLHSPLTSGMRVAFPDTKTYCFDAFPNIEKVSKITSPVLIIHGTEDEVIDFSHGLALYERCPKAVEPLWVEGAGHKDIELYSQYLEHLRRFISQELPSQRA; this is encoded by the exons ATGAACGGGCTGTCGCTGAGTGAGCTCTGCTGCCTCTTCTGCTGCCCACCCTGCCCCGGCCGCATCGCTGCTAAGCTCGCCTTCCTGCCGCCGGAGGCCACCTACTCCCTGGTGCCTGAGCCCGAGCCGGGGCCTGGTGGGGCCAGGGCCGCCCCCTTGGGGACCCTGCGGGCCTCCTCGGGCGCACGCAGGCGCTGGAAGCTGCACCTGATGGAGCGTGCCGACTTCCAGTACAGCCAGCGCGAGCTGGACACCATCGAGGTCTTCCCCACCAAGAGCGCCCGCGGCAACCGCGTCTCCTGCATGTATGTTCGCTGCGTGCCTGGTGCCAGGTACACGGTCCTCTTCTCGCACGGCAATGCCGTGGACCTGGGCCAGATGAGCAGCTTCTACATTGGCCTGGGCTCCCGCCTCCACTGCAACATCTTCTCCTACGACTACTCTGGCTATGGTGCCAGCTCGGGCAGGCCTTCCGAGAGGAACCTCTATGCCGACATCGACGCCGCCTGGCAGGCCCTGCGCACCAG GTACGGCATCAGCCCGGACAGCATCATCCTGTACGGGCAGAGCATCGGCACGGTGCCCACCGTGGACCTAGCTTCGCGCTACGAGTGTGCCGCGGTGGTGCTGCACTCGCCGCTCACCTCGGGCATGCGCGTCGCCTTCCCCGACACCAAGACCTACTGCTTTGACGCCTTCCCTAA CATCGAGAAGGTGTCCAAGATCACGTCGCCCGTGCTCATCATCCACGGCACGGAGGACGAGGTGATCGACTTCTCGCACGGGCTGGCGCTCTACGAGCGCTGCCCCAAGGCGGTGGAGCCGCTGTGGGTGGAGGGCGCCGGGCACAAAGACATCGAGCTCTACAGCCAGTACCTGGAGCATCTGCGTCGCTTCATCTCCCAGGAGCTGCCCAGCCAGCGCGCCTAG